The following proteins are encoded in a genomic region of Alnus glutinosa chromosome 8, dhAlnGlut1.1, whole genome shotgun sequence:
- the LOC133874771 gene encoding protein ROOT INITIATION DEFECTIVE 3-like, with protein sequence MSSSSHEIVLTSSPDGLITAYDASSGAILARFTGSRSPRQGLALAGNAFIAASHISSATASGSVHLYNWWSSTVFHYLPLPEPVAPLTATPDGSYVFVGGLSGNIHALSLPLGNVFKSLPAHEKPVSCLKITDDGSLLISGGDDGTIVAIPIFRLVEASSANENGLSVNLILHRFAAHADSVTGLALYNTTLISCSLDSTCKFWNLLHGTHLRTVAFPCTIFGVAVNPTETEFYAAGSDGFVYKGLTLIKVGSSGREVVKWAQKHDGAVMSLMTMNEGRDVVSAAEDGSVWIREVATGHVIMALKNETESISDMVVATGISSGKGKGVNELSGGNYWSSLGLSGRELSFPVKQTLEMEDILSVAANDRSRAIDMLESGIKVYERLLELILKEAKQGSGNDGE encoded by the coding sequence ATGTCATCTTCTTCACATGAAATTGTACTTACTAGCTCTCCTGACGGCCTCATTACAGCCTATGATGCCTCCTCGGGCGCCATTCTAGCCCGCTTCACCGGCAGCCGATCGCCTCGTCAAGGCCTCGCCCTTGCCGGGAACGCTTTCATCGCTGCCTCTCATATCTCCTCCGCCACCGCTTCCGGCTCCGTCCACCTGTACAACTGGTGGTCTTCAACCGTCTTCCACTACCTTCCTCTCCCCGAACCTGTTGCTCCCCTCACCGCTACGCCTGATGGCTCGTACGTCTTTGTCGGTGGCCTTTCGGGCAATATCCACGCATTGTCCCTCCCCTTAGGGAACGTATTCAAATCACTCCCTGCTCATGAAAAGCCCGTCTCCTGCCTCAAAATCACCGACGACGGATCTCTTTTGATTTCGGGCGGCGACGATGGTACAATTGTTGCCATACCAATCTTCAGACTCGTCGAGGCCTCATCAGCAAACGAAAACGGATTATCAGTCAATCTCATATTGCATCGCTTTGCCGCGCATGCTGATTCTGTCACTGGCCTTGCTTTATACAACACCACGCTAATTTCTTGCTCGTTGGATTCCACATGCAAGTTTTGGAATCTTCTACACGGGACGCACCTACGGACGGTGGCATTCCCATGCACAATTTTCGGAGTTGCAGTAAACCCAACTGAGACAGAGTTTTACGCGGCAGGATCAGATGGTTTTGTTTACAAGGGATTAACGTTAATCAAGGTTGGAAGTAGCGGCCGTGAAGTGGTGAAATGGGCTCAAAAGCATGATGGGGCAGTCATGTCTTTGATGACGATGAATGAGGGGCGGGATGTGGTGTCGGCTGCGGAAGACGGAAGTGTGTGGATTCGGGAGGTGGCGACAGGACATGTCATTATGGCTCTGAAAAACGAGACGGAGAGCATCAGTGATATGGTGGTGGCCACGGGGATTAGTAGTGGGAAAGGGAAAGGTGTCAATGAATTATCCGGTGGGAATTATTGGAGTAGTCTTGGTTTATCTGGTAGAGAGTTGAGTTTTCCCGTTAAGCAGACGCTTGAAATGGAAGATATATTGAGTGTGGCGGCAAACGATAGAAGCAGAGCCATTGACATGCTTGAATCTGGTATCAAAGTGTACGAGAGGCTCTTGGAACTCATTCTCAAAGAAGCAAAGCAAGGTAGTGGCAACGATGGCGAGTAA